In the Primulina tabacum isolate GXHZ01 chromosome 15, ASM2559414v2, whole genome shotgun sequence genome, GATCAAAGCCACAGTCGTGCCTATCACGAAGCAAGAATCACAGATTCACAAATACAACATCACAGACGACGATTGCTTTGCTCATCTGGACCTGGGATTCAAATTTTACTCGTTGAGCGGGGACGTGACGGGTGTTTTGGGCCAAACATACGCAAGCAACTATGTAAGCAGAGTTAAGATGGGAATCGACATGCCGGTTTTGGGCGGAGACAGGGAATTTGGCTCTTCGAGTGTGTTCTCTACGGACTGTGCTGCTGCAAGATTCAAATATGGGACACAAGAAAGCCTTTGGAAAGATTATAAGTCTGCAAAGTAGAATTGTCCCAGAAATTTGTCGATCAAGTATTATGTGAAATTATACTGACTGATACAAGTACGTGTCTGATTtgatcataaaataattaagcttCTTCTATTGGCTGCAAGATCAACTACATCAACAGAGGGCCTTTCATGGTTGAAACACAACTATTTTTTGTCAAGTAGTCCATACGTTGTTACCTCTTCATTCATTATAGCTCATCCAGAACTGTGTAAAAAACCGGAATCAGAGAAAAACCGATGGTTAATCAAATCTAATTTATTCAAACAGTGAGAGAGTGTTTGGTATGGGTGATAAGGTGGGTTTATAAAATTTAACCCACCTTATCCCTTGTTTGGTACGAgtgattatttaaccaagtcaatccctcctatgaatgattaggttatattaacTGGGATCCTCTTCGTCCCTTAGGATTATTTATCCTACTCTTAATCCatcctatttttccaattttacccttctcctaaatccaaactcaccaccacttccctCCACCGACCGACCACCCCCGCCGCCGGCCTACCCCCGTCGTCGGCCGTCGCCCGCCGCCGCCGAATCCGCCGGCCGCCGACGCCGATCACCCCCTTCGACCCCCGCCGGCCGTCCCCCGACGCTGCCGCTGCCGACCAGCCCCTCCTCCTGCCTCCGCCGCCTCCGACCGACAATCACACCGTCTCACATTCTTAataatcataccaaacataatattattttatcattatctacttcaatcatttttttatcatttatgtGTTAATCATTCTGTaatcttatcatttaaaccaaaCATAGCATGAAATTTAATTTCCGGAGTTAAACAGTCGATGTAAATCACTCCAAGAAATAGGCTAAAGTTTACTTTGTCCATTTCAAAATTTTCCAGAATTACCCAAATGGGATTAAAATGATTAAATGAAGGAATGACAGATTGCAAGTTGTTGGACCAAACCAAAGATAATGGGATTAAATAGTATTTCGATTTCTTAATAGAAAAAATACGACTAATCCAACGTTATAGTCTGAAATTCATATTCTAGACATTCGTTTAAGTGCTAAGGAAATGTTATTAAAACTATACCTGTAAGAGAAAAACATACAACCTCGAGAAGATATCATCGTTGACAGGAAGAACAGTAGTAGACTCAACTTCGATGGACCCGTATTCTTCAGCGAAGACCAATCAAGCATACAAATGAAGATGCAAATAGACTTTGATCAAGAAAGAATTGAACACATAAAGGTGTATAAAAAAAGATCAATTTGCAGCTCAAGGGCAAAATACTAATATTATTAGCTATCTTGAGACAATCTACTTACTGCATAAAGGAGAAATGAACAGCTTGTTACATGAAGAACACTTTCATGCTTGGTACGAGGAGCACACAACTTAGTGAGAGCGTCAATTCTGATACCAAGAGTTGTATGAAACCCGACTTAGATATAACACAATTTTTTAAACACTTTGAATGTGTCTTGGAGGACAAGAGGTACAATGAACTGATGTGTGAATTTGAGACGCGCCCAAAATTACCAAGACTAAAGCTTGAAAGTTCTCCCGATTTTGCGTCGGACTTTTTGAGATTTATAGCCCcactatttttaaatatttcatagagtttgatttgattgcaactgtttatatgaaatataaaaattaaactcaACCATCGTTTCAATATGTTGTTGGGTCAATTGATAATGATGAAGAATGGAGAATGACATTTAATTTCAAGAACAAGATGATTTCATGTAGCCGTTGGAAATTTGAGATAATTAGACTATTGTGTTGTGAAAgtgtggaaaaaaaaaaaaaaaactttcagAGGTTTTGAAAATAACAAGGAGTGGAGTGGTACAAGATCATATGGGAAATGAAGTCGAGGAAGATCCTAAGCTAAGGAGTATAGAACAGTATAGGAGGCTTTGTACGACACTCATAAACTAGCAACCGAAGCATCCGCCTACCCATCAGCGTTCTATTCTTATTGATTGCAAGAAGTGCAGTCATTGGGAGAGATATTATTGAGCGCAATAATTGTCCATGTTGAGTAAACCAATCGAAATGTATGTGCGATGATgtacaacataaaatatttaagttatacatttgtcatcaattataacttttggtaaaataaAACTCGTTGTCATATAATAAGTGTGAATGAAAAGTAGTTTTTTCTAATTcatattacatgtttaaatgatatttagtttaattaattatggtCTAAATCTACACACATGGATTGCTACACGGAAAAGATAGGAAACAAAATAATAgagaaacaaaagaaaaaattaagTCTTCTCTCTCAACAGCACACATGCTATCTCTCTCTCTTGACCCAACACCAAGAAGATAAAAATagcaagagaaaaaaaaaagtcatCGAAAAACACATTGGAGGATGAAACTTGGTTGTGTGAAAGTTTCTTGGCCCAAAATTGGCAGAGTTTTGGTACGAGAATAATGACAGAATGGTTTCTAATTCTACCAATACATAGAGTACCCTAAGATGGAAAaacctctatatatatatatatactagaagTACCTTGGACAgaggataaaaaaaattggttcGAAATCCAGCTCGGAGAAGCGTGAGATCTCAATTCCATCATGAAATAACATATAAACCAGAAGTTGGTGAAAGGCCTGCTGTAAATGAATAAAGAAAAGATATATCTAGAGATTTAGCACTATCATACAACTATAGATAGTAGTAGCGTACCCTGTTAATAATCTACACAAAACCAGTAATCTAAAGATAATGTTAAATGTTAGTTTCCATTGTAATAATCCGGAATACAACTGGAGCTCCTAGTGATGCCACTTTTGTTCTGTGATGTAGAACTCTTGTCCCTAGAGCTAAGAGATTTTGCCCTGTTCTTCTTGAACATCTCTCTCATGGCTTCAGCTTGGCAAAGCACAGGGTATGCCCTGCCGAGGCGATTGAACCTTGCACAAGTGTAGACATGGGCACGCAAAGCCTCCTCTAGTTTCCCGCCATTCTTTTCCATCTCTTCTTTCACAGCCTCTGAGCAAAGCCCACAAACCATGAGCCCGGAGAACTTTTCACGCACCCTTTTCACGTACTCAGGAGTACACTCCTCGCATATACCGCAGCCCTCGCACTTGGCATCCTCTACCTCCGATATGGATGATAGGTTGTCCTTGCTTGTGTTTGAGTTTAAGGTTTCTTGGTTTATGAGTTCGAGTGAAATGTCCGACAAAGTTCGACGTAAGGTTTCCATCGGGAAGCTGGAGGATTTTTGAGTAACGACGTTGTTTTTTGTGAAGTTTTCACCAAATGTGATATCCCTATGAGGGGCCATTATGGGATTGTTTGAATGTGGAGATGGTGCTCTGCCCCCCCCAGCTTTTAATTTATAGGGATTAGAGTGTGTGGACAATAGGAGTTTGGACTCaattattttgtttgttttagtCATGAATTACTCTCCATCAAATACTactaagaaaaataaaattctctCTTCAATTTTATATATTGCAACTCACACAAAATATGAACTACTTTGTTTATATGTTTCTGTTAATGTCAATCAGAATCAATGTATATAACAATCCATTTTCGTGTTTGTTTTTATCTTAAGAGTTTCATGTCCGAAAATTTTATGTACTCTCACTGACATGCAAATAAGTTAATGGATTCTTTGAATTGTACGTGATAGTTTTGTTTATTCACGGGAGATCATGCATGTTGCATCCATGAACACAAACCTTTGATGAAAAAGTACATGACATGACATCAAattcttgttttctttctttttttaaaaaaatatttacttttCTTGTGTAAACAAATGCAAACACCAAACGCCATCACGAGAAAGCAATCAAAGCCCAACAATATATTAGAAAAAGGGTCGATAcatatataagtatataattaAGTTACGAAGCATCAAATCAATTCACATGAATCTTGGACTTGAGCTGAAAGAGAGTAGTACGTGGCTTTTAAGTTTGTTTCTCAGTGATGATGAATCCATGCATTGCATAGATAGCATGTTTTTATGTATCACTACTGCAGCTTTGTACTCAACTCATGTGTTGTAACCCCAGTTGGGGACGTGCAATGTATTTCGTTTGATTATTCATATTTATATTGTTTTGTGTTTAACTCAGATTCTTCAAAGGACTAGTGTCATACAACATCGTTTTGTCTAAATATACTGATTTCTCATCCTTGTATTATATCTTTCATCATGTCGTTTACAAGCAAAACGGTGCCTTAATAGCGATGAATCCTAATCTGTTACTTTATTTTGATAGATAACTAAAGCTGAAAATTGAGCTGATACAGTATCAAAATCACAAACTGgctataaatttttatttttaggcaATTGTTCATATCATGTTCTACTTGCATTTTGTATTTGCTATAACTAGAAAGAACTGAGCACCTTTCGTGCACATGGGCAGTATATTCTTTTACAAAAATTGCACCAAGCAACCAACGATACAAACTTAAAAATTTAGATATTTTGAGAACTAAAATTTTAATCTTACAAAAAATCACCCAAAATTTGAGTCTGCAACTTATTTCGTCACATCCGCTCACTAATGTATACCAAATTGGATAAAAACAAGGGACCATTTTTTGGGCAGCTGTAAATGAGCCCGATGCGCCAGGTGAAGAAAATGGAACTTCAAAATCATGACTCGGAATTTCTGCGCATTCTCTTCTTTGTTTTATCCTGCTCTCGGTACCTTACTCTTCTTTCCTCCCTCTGTCGCTTCCTTGACAGTTGTTCTTCCTTTGCGCGCTCCACTTCTTGCACCTTCCGCTTGGCTTCTTCCTTGAATTTACGTTTTTTCATCTACAGGAAACAAAAGTTAAAAGTGTCACATAAAGATGTACGACAGAGCTAAATTTGATCCGCTTGGATGCTTATAATGACACCTAAAAAAGTGTCGTCAGAAAAAGCAACCTCTGTTTGTGACACAAACTAACTAGATCAGTAGAGGCGTCgttaattttctaaaatattCTAATTTGAATCCATGGGTGAGGAAATGTGTAATGgcaaaaaaatctttatttttgcGGGTTCACAGTATTTGTTTCAACTCAATTTATGTTGCAGAAAACAAATACTAGAATCCAGCAGGACGAGTGGAGGTGattatttcaaatcttttctgtaaatttttgaaaacttaAGGTTTTGCTACACAAATATAAAATTATCCTCCAAGCTCTCCGTTTCCTCGAGCCAAAAATCCTGGATCTGCCCCCAACGTCAGAATCAATATGAAAGCTAgtctattaaaaaaaaacaggT is a window encoding:
- the LOC142527067 gene encoding uncharacterized protein LOC142527067, which gives rise to MAPHRDITFGENFTKNNVVTQKSSSFPMETLRRTLSDISLELINQETLNSNTSKDNLSSISEVEDAKCEGCGICEECTPEYVKRVREKFSGLMVCGLCSEAVKEEMEKNGGKLEEALRAHVYTCARFNRLGRAYPVLCQAEAMREMFKKNRAKSLSSRDKSSTSQNKSGITRSSSCIPDYYNGN